The following are encoded in a window of Amycolatopsis lexingtonensis genomic DNA:
- a CDS encoding IS3 family transposase → MKTQVIATLKAEYPLAVLLAAAGLARSTFFYHQARLTRPDPQVELKAAVTEQFEAARGRYGHRRVHAMLRRGGWRVAKKTVLKLMNMLGLFCQVRRPRRYRSWLGQIGTVAANVLNRQFTAAAPDTKWVTDVTEFRIGDRKVYLSPVIDLFDRSVIAYSHGPSPSLELTNSSLRAAIATLDGAARPLVHSDQGFQYQHVSWRRLIEDAGLAQSMSRRANCLDNSMAENFFGHLKEELFHHNSFDTVEEFTAELDEYIDWYNTIRISTTLEGLSPAEYRAQALKP, encoded by the coding sequence GTGAAAACCCAGGTCATCGCCACCCTCAAGGCCGAGTATCCGCTGGCGGTGCTGCTGGCGGCCGCCGGGCTGGCACGCTCGACGTTCTTCTACCACCAGGCCCGGCTGACCCGGCCCGACCCGCAGGTCGAGCTGAAGGCGGCGGTCACCGAGCAGTTCGAGGCCGCCCGCGGCCGCTACGGGCATCGGCGTGTGCACGCGATGCTGCGCCGCGGGGGCTGGCGGGTAGCCAAGAAGACGGTGTTGAAGCTGATGAACATGCTGGGCCTGTTCTGCCAGGTCCGGCGGCCGCGCCGCTATCGGTCCTGGCTCGGGCAGATCGGCACGGTCGCGGCCAACGTGCTGAATCGCCAGTTCACCGCGGCGGCTCCGGACACGAAATGGGTCACCGACGTGACCGAGTTCCGTATCGGCGACCGCAAGGTCTACCTGTCCCCGGTGATCGACTTGTTCGACCGATCCGTGATCGCCTACAGCCATGGCCCGTCCCCGAGTTTGGAACTGACGAACTCGTCGCTGCGCGCGGCGATCGCGACCCTCGACGGCGCCGCCAGGCCGTTGGTGCACTCCGACCAGGGGTTCCAGTACCAGCACGTCTCCTGGCGGAGGTTGATCGAGGACGCGGGCCTGGCCCAGTCGATGTCCCGGCGAGCGAACTGCCTGGACAACTCCATGGCCGAGAACTTCTTCGGTCATTTGAAGGAAGAACTGTTCCACCACAACAGCTTCGACACCGTCGAGGAGTTCACCGCCGAGCTGGACGAGTACATCGACTGGTACAACACGATCCGCATCTCGACCACGCTTGAAGGCCTGAGCCCGGCCGAATACCGAGCCCAGGCCCTCAAGCCCTAG
- a CDS encoding beta-ketoacyl-[acyl-carrier-protein] synthase family protein, which produces MSNIDVVITGLGATTPLGGDVTSTWDGLLAGRSGIRAIEADWVEELQLPVKIGGQLAVDPSEVLPRVQARRLDRCEQVALIAARQAWADAGYTEPTDEHTDVDPDRLGVSIGTGVGGPVTLLTQNDLLHQQGLRKVSPLTVPMLMPNGPAAHVGIDLKARAGVHSPASACASGAEGIASGVEMIRSGRADVVVAGGAEACIHPITLAGFAQARTVSTRNDDPGAASRPFDANRDGFVLGEGAGVVILERADLAKARGARVYATIAGHGITSDAYHITGNHPEGIGQIAAMRAAMKMAGVTAADVGHVNAHATSTVVGDIGEAAAIRNAVGEHPVVTAPKGALGHLVGGAGAVEGIITILSLYHGIVPATMNLTDLDPRVQLDVVSGEPRKVELTAAISNSFGFGGHNTALLFTPAA; this is translated from the coding sequence ATGAGCAACATCGACGTCGTGATCACCGGTCTCGGCGCCACCACACCGCTCGGCGGGGACGTCACGTCCACCTGGGACGGTCTGCTGGCCGGGCGGAGCGGGATCCGGGCGATCGAGGCCGACTGGGTCGAGGAGCTGCAGCTGCCCGTGAAGATCGGCGGTCAGCTGGCCGTCGATCCGTCGGAGGTCCTCCCGCGGGTGCAGGCCCGCCGGCTCGACCGCTGCGAGCAGGTCGCGCTGATCGCCGCCCGCCAGGCGTGGGCCGACGCCGGGTACACCGAGCCGACCGACGAGCACACCGACGTCGACCCCGACCGCCTCGGCGTGTCGATCGGCACCGGGGTCGGCGGGCCGGTCACCCTGCTCACCCAGAACGACCTGTTGCACCAGCAGGGTCTCCGCAAGGTGTCGCCGCTGACCGTGCCGATGCTGATGCCGAACGGCCCGGCCGCGCACGTCGGCATCGACCTGAAGGCGCGGGCCGGTGTGCATTCGCCGGCTTCGGCCTGCGCCTCGGGAGCCGAAGGCATCGCGAGCGGGGTCGAGATGATCCGCTCCGGCCGCGCCGACGTCGTGGTCGCCGGTGGTGCCGAAGCGTGCATCCACCCGATCACGCTGGCCGGGTTCGCCCAGGCCCGCACGGTGTCCACGCGCAACGACGACCCGGGCGCGGCTTCGCGGCCGTTCGACGCCAACCGGGACGGCTTCGTCCTCGGCGAGGGCGCCGGCGTGGTCATCCTGGAGCGCGCGGACCTGGCGAAGGCCCGCGGGGCGCGCGTCTACGCGACGATCGCCGGGCACGGCATCACCTCGGACGCCTACCACATCACCGGCAACCACCCCGAGGGCATCGGCCAGATCGCCGCCATGCGCGCGGCGATGAAGATGGCCGGCGTCACCGCGGCGGACGTCGGGCACGTGAACGCCCACGCGACGTCCACTGTGGTCGGTGACATCGGCGAGGCGGCGGCGATCCGCAACGCGGTCGGGGAACACCCGGTCGTGACGGCGCCGAAGGGCGCGCTCGGCCACCTCGTCGGCGGCGCCGGCGCGGTCGAGGGGATCATCACGATCCTGTCGCTCTACCACGGCATCGTGCCGGCCACCATGAACCTGACCGACCTGGACCCGCGGGTGCAGCTGGACGTCGTTTCGGGTGAGCCGCGCAAGGTCGAGCTGACCGCGGCGATCAGCAACTCGTTCGGCTTCGGCGGTCACAACACCGCTCTGCTGTTCACCCCCGCGGCCTGA
- a CDS encoding PucR family transcriptional regulator, producing the protein MDGTTTPRRVPKHHGLSAKTLRRLEHASGSLASASIAVMERRLTWFARLPADQRASVLLITQAGAAGFVDWLRDSKEALQLTTEAFRDAPAELSRWVSLRQAVGMVRLAIEVFEEQLPEFAANEAERAALIEGILRYGREIAFAAANSYAAAAEARGAWDARLEALVVDGIVRGDAEESVLSRATALGWDPTAAATVLVGNPPSDDPPAVVFEVRSRAARVGRPVLLSVQGSRLVVVVGGPTDGGVKEREILARMSVAFAEGPVVAGPTVPSLAEAHHSATEALSGLRAVVGWPGAPRPVRSEDLLPERALSGDAEAERLLVDSIARPLEEAGPTLQRTVEAYLESGGVLETCAKTLFVHPNTVRYRLRKAAELTGCQPTDPRDALVLRIALTVGRLARARGLW; encoded by the coding sequence ATGGACGGAACCACCACCCCGCGCCGGGTGCCGAAGCACCACGGACTGTCCGCGAAGACGCTCCGGCGGCTCGAGCACGCGTCCGGCAGCCTGGCCAGCGCCAGCATCGCGGTGATGGAGCGGCGGCTGACCTGGTTCGCCCGGCTGCCCGCCGACCAGCGCGCGAGCGTGCTGCTGATCACCCAGGCGGGCGCCGCGGGCTTCGTCGACTGGCTGCGGGACTCGAAGGAAGCCCTGCAGCTGACGACCGAGGCGTTCCGCGACGCCCCGGCCGAGCTGTCGCGGTGGGTCAGCCTCCGCCAGGCAGTCGGCATGGTGCGCCTGGCGATCGAGGTTTTCGAAGAGCAATTGCCGGAGTTCGCCGCGAATGAAGCGGAACGGGCGGCACTGATCGAAGGAATCCTCCGTTACGGCCGGGAAATCGCGTTCGCGGCGGCCAACTCGTACGCGGCCGCGGCGGAAGCGCGCGGCGCGTGGGACGCCCGGCTGGAGGCGCTGGTCGTCGACGGCATCGTCCGCGGCGACGCCGAGGAGTCGGTGCTCTCCCGCGCCACGGCGCTGGGCTGGGACCCGACCGCGGCGGCGACCGTCCTGGTCGGCAACCCGCCGTCGGACGACCCGCCCGCCGTCGTGTTCGAGGTCCGCAGCCGCGCCGCCCGCGTCGGCCGCCCGGTGCTGCTGTCGGTCCAGGGCTCCCGGCTGGTCGTCGTGGTCGGCGGGCCGACCGACGGCGGCGTCAAGGAGCGGGAAATCCTGGCCCGCATGTCGGTCGCGTTCGCCGAGGGCCCGGTGGTCGCCGGCCCGACGGTCCCGTCGCTGGCCGAAGCCCACCACAGCGCGACCGAGGCGCTCTCCGGGCTGCGCGCGGTGGTCGGCTGGCCGGGCGCGCCCCGGCCGGTCCGGTCGGAAGACCTGCTGCCCGAGCGCGCCCTGTCCGGGGACGCGGAGGCCGAGCGCCTGCTGGTGGACTCGATCGCGCGGCCGCTGGAGGAGGCGGGCCCGACGCTGCAGCGGACCGTGGAGGCCTACCTGGAGAGCGGGGGCGTGCTGGAGACGTGCGCGAAGACGTTGTTCGTGCACCCGAACACGGTCCGCTACCGGTTGCGGAAGGCGGCGGAGCTGACCGGCTGCCAGCCGACCGACCCCCGCGACGCGCTGGTGCTGCGGATCGCGCTCACGGTGGGCAGGCTGGCCCGCGCCCGCGGCCTCTGGTGA
- a CDS encoding acyl carrier protein, producing the protein MADNAEILAGLAEIVEEVAGVAQDDVTAEKSFVDDLDIDSLSMVEIAVQAEDKFGVKIPDDELANLKTVGDAVNYVSANSK; encoded by the coding sequence ATGGCTGACAACGCTGAGATCCTCGCCGGCCTCGCCGAGATCGTCGAAGAGGTGGCCGGTGTGGCTCAGGACGACGTCACCGCCGAGAAGTCGTTCGTGGACGACCTGGACATCGACTCGCTGTCGATGGTCGAGATCGCCGTGCAGGCCGAGGACAAGTTCGGCGTCAAGATCCCGGACGACGAGCTCGCCAACCTCAAGACCGTGGGCGACGCCGTGAACTACGTTTCGGCCAACTCCAAGTAA
- a CDS encoding beta-ketoacyl-ACP synthase III → MTDRPALSLNPGSRGSRVLGVGSYQPERIVTNDDLSKIMETNDEWIRTRVGIIERRFADKGELLTDMAVAAGTAALADAGVDPSEVDTVILPNCTMPTPIPNAAAQVAARIGIPSPGAFDLNAACAGFCYGLGVASDLIRGGSAKKVLVIGAEKLTDSVNPTDRANAIIFADGAGAAVVGASDEPQIGPVSWGSAGDLVDLIGMTEDEFIYQEGQSVFRWATTKIAPIAMQALDVAGLKPSDVDVLIPHQANLRIVEAIAKKLRANGAREDMVVADDIKYSGNTSSASIPLALDHMRKAGTAKSGDVVLAVGFGAGLSYAGQAFVCP, encoded by the coding sequence GTGACCGACCGACCGGCCCTGAGCCTCAACCCGGGCTCCCGCGGCAGCCGCGTGCTGGGCGTCGGCAGCTACCAGCCCGAGCGGATCGTCACCAACGACGACCTCTCGAAGATCATGGAAACCAACGACGAGTGGATCCGCACGCGCGTCGGCATCATCGAGCGCCGCTTCGCCGACAAGGGTGAGCTGCTGACCGACATGGCCGTCGCCGCCGGCACCGCCGCGCTGGCCGACGCCGGCGTCGATCCGTCCGAAGTGGACACGGTCATCCTGCCGAACTGCACGATGCCGACCCCGATCCCGAACGCGGCCGCCCAGGTCGCCGCCCGGATCGGCATCCCGAGCCCCGGCGCGTTCGACCTCAACGCCGCGTGCGCCGGGTTCTGCTACGGCCTGGGCGTCGCCTCCGACCTGATCCGCGGCGGCTCGGCCAAGAAGGTCCTCGTGATCGGCGCCGAGAAGCTCACCGATTCGGTGAACCCGACCGACCGCGCGAACGCGATCATCTTCGCCGACGGCGCGGGCGCCGCGGTCGTCGGCGCGTCCGACGAGCCGCAGATCGGCCCGGTTTCCTGGGGCAGCGCCGGCGACCTCGTCGACCTGATCGGGATGACCGAGGACGAGTTCATCTACCAGGAGGGCCAGTCGGTCTTCCGGTGGGCGACCACGAAGATCGCGCCGATCGCGATGCAGGCGCTCGACGTCGCCGGGCTGAAGCCGTCCGATGTGGACGTGCTGATCCCGCACCAGGCGAACCTGCGCATCGTCGAGGCGATCGCGAAGAAGCTGCGGGCCAACGGCGCCCGCGAGGACATGGTCGTCGCGGACGACATCAAGTACTCCGGCAACACCTCGTCGGCGTCCATCCCCCTCGCGCTGGACCACATGCGCAAGGCCGGGACGGCGAAGTCCGGCGACGTGGTGCTGGCGGTCGGGTTCGGCGCGGGCCTGTCCTACGCCGGGCAGGCGTTCGTCTGCCCCTGA
- a CDS encoding NAD(P)(+) transhydrogenase (Re/Si-specific) subunit beta, with protein sequence MTDFVAILYIIAFALFIYGLMGLTGPRTAVRGNWIAAVGMGIAVLATLLTPGMGNWLLIVLGVAIGAVVGVPSARKVKMTAMPQMVALFNGVGGGAVALIAWVEFNSTDGYAHEPAYIAIASLFAAIIGSISFWGSNIAFGKLQELISGRPITMGKLQQPVNALLLLIALGCAAAIIAGGDSWLLIVGLLVAAGVLGLTVVLPIGGADMPVVISLLNAFTGLSAAAMGLALDNTALIVAGMIVGASGSILTNLMAKAMNRSIPAIVAGGFGGGPAVAAGGGTKEARPVRSTSAADTAIQMAYASTVVVVPGYGMAVAQAQHTVREMAKLLEKKGITVEYAIHPVAGRMPGHMNVLLAEADVPYEQLKEMDEINSEFAQTDVALVIGANDVTNPAAQTDPSSPIYGMPILKVNESRSVIVLKRSMSSGFAGIDNDLFYDPKTSMLFGDAKSSVGEIVEELKAL encoded by the coding sequence GTGACCGACTTCGTCGCGATCCTCTACATCATCGCGTTCGCCCTCTTCATCTACGGCCTGATGGGCCTGACCGGCCCGCGCACCGCGGTCCGCGGCAACTGGATCGCCGCGGTCGGCATGGGCATCGCGGTGCTCGCCACCCTGCTCACCCCGGGCATGGGCAACTGGCTGCTCATCGTCCTCGGCGTCGCGATCGGCGCGGTGGTCGGCGTCCCGTCGGCGCGCAAGGTCAAGATGACCGCGATGCCGCAGATGGTGGCGCTGTTCAACGGCGTCGGCGGCGGCGCGGTCGCGCTCATCGCGTGGGTGGAGTTCAACTCGACCGACGGCTACGCGCACGAACCGGCGTACATCGCGATCGCGTCGCTGTTCGCCGCGATCATCGGGTCGATCTCCTTCTGGGGCTCGAACATCGCGTTCGGCAAGCTGCAGGAGCTGATCAGCGGCCGCCCGATCACCATGGGCAAGCTGCAGCAGCCGGTCAACGCGCTGCTCCTGCTGATCGCGCTCGGCTGCGCGGCGGCCATCATCGCCGGCGGCGACTCCTGGCTGCTCATCGTCGGGCTGCTCGTCGCGGCCGGCGTCCTCGGCCTCACCGTCGTGCTGCCGATCGGCGGCGCGGACATGCCGGTCGTCATCTCGCTGCTCAACGCCTTCACCGGCCTGTCGGCGGCGGCGATGGGCCTGGCGCTGGACAACACGGCGCTGATCGTGGCGGGCATGATCGTCGGCGCGTCCGGCTCGATCCTGACCAACCTGATGGCCAAGGCGATGAACCGGTCCATCCCGGCGATCGTCGCGGGCGGCTTCGGCGGCGGCCCGGCGGTCGCGGCCGGCGGGGGCACCAAGGAGGCGCGCCCGGTGCGCTCGACCAGTGCGGCCGACACCGCGATCCAGATGGCCTACGCCAGCACGGTCGTCGTGGTGCCCGGCTACGGCATGGCCGTGGCCCAGGCGCAGCACACCGTCCGCGAGATGGCGAAGCTGCTGGAGAAGAAGGGCATCACCGTCGAATACGCCATCCACCCGGTGGCCGGCCGGATGCCCGGGCACATGAACGTGCTGCTCGCCGAGGCCGACGTGCCCTACGAGCAGCTCAAGGAGATGGACGAGATCAACTCCGAGTTCGCCCAGACCGACGTCGCGCTCGTGATCGGCGCGAACGACGTCACGAACCCGGCCGCGCAGACCGACCCCAGCTCGCCGATCTACGGGATGCCGATCCTCAAGGTCAACGAAAGCCGGTCCGTGATCGTCTTGAAACGCAGTATGAGCTCCGGCTTCGCCGGGATCGACAACGACCTGTTCTACGATCCGAAGACCAGCATGCTCTTCGGGGACGCCAAGTCGTCGGTGGGCGAGATCGTGGAGGAACTCAAGGCGTTATGA
- a CDS encoding ACP S-malonyltransferase — protein sequence MTAAVLAPGQGSQAPGMFTPWLDLDGARERVAQWSDRAGLDLLRLGTEADADEIQDTAVAQPLIVALSLLTFEHLQATAPVPADAPVAGHSVGELAAAAIAGVLKPEDAVALAAVRGAEMAKACALEPTSMAAVMLGDPEQVVAWLEERGLTAANRNGAGQIVASGAADAVAQIVAEPLEGTKIRALKVAGAFHTQYMAPAEEALRAHAAGLTPADPTRPLLSNADGAVVTSGAEYLERLVSQVTRSVRWDLTMDGLVSLGVTRTVELAPAGTLTGLVKRQLKGVVTTTTALKSPAELAALRQEDAS from the coding sequence GTGACAGCAGCAGTCCTCGCTCCCGGTCAGGGGTCCCAGGCCCCCGGTATGTTCACGCCCTGGCTCGACCTCGACGGCGCGCGCGAGCGCGTCGCCCAGTGGTCCGACCGCGCCGGGCTCGACCTGCTCCGCCTCGGCACCGAGGCGGACGCGGACGAGATCCAGGACACCGCGGTCGCGCAGCCGCTGATCGTCGCGCTCTCGCTGCTCACCTTCGAGCACCTGCAGGCCACCGCGCCGGTCCCCGCGGACGCGCCGGTCGCCGGCCACTCCGTCGGCGAACTCGCCGCGGCCGCGATCGCCGGGGTGCTGAAGCCCGAGGACGCCGTCGCGCTCGCCGCCGTCCGCGGGGCCGAGATGGCCAAGGCCTGCGCGCTCGAACCGACGTCGATGGCCGCGGTCATGCTCGGGGACCCCGAGCAGGTCGTCGCGTGGCTGGAAGAACGCGGCCTGACCGCCGCGAACCGCAACGGAGCGGGGCAGATCGTCGCCTCCGGCGCGGCCGACGCCGTCGCGCAGATCGTCGCCGAGCCCCTGGAAGGCACGAAGATCCGCGCCCTCAAGGTCGCCGGCGCGTTCCACACGCAGTACATGGCGCCCGCCGAAGAGGCGTTGCGCGCCCACGCCGCCGGGCTGACCCCGGCCGACCCCACCCGGCCGCTGCTGTCCAATGCGGACGGCGCCGTCGTCACCAGCGGAGCCGAGTACCTGGAGCGGCTCGTTTCCCAGGTCACCCGGTCGGTCCGCTGGGACCTGACGATGGACGGCCTGGTCTCGCTCGGCGTCACCCGCACCGTCGAACTCGCGCCCGCGGGCACCCTGACCGGACTGGTCAAGCGGCAGCTCAAGGGCGTCGTCACCACTACCACCGCGCTGAAGTCGCCCGCCGAACTGGCGGCGCTGCGCCAGGAGGACGCCTCGTGA
- a CDS encoding dihydrolipoyl dehydrogenase family protein: MAAQTFDVVVIGAGPVGEVAAERAARGGLKVALVEHERFGGECSYWACIPSKALLRPGNLLAAAKRVPGVPVGDRIDPAAVFARRDWFTGKGDDSGQVEWARGVGIEPVRGHGAITGEREVTVDGDRVLTARHAVIVCTGSVPNTPKIPGLDTIRPWGSREATSAESVPARLGVLGGGVVGVEMAQAFASLGSEVHLVITGERPLPRNAHFAGDLVLHGLREAGVYVHTESRVERVAAGESGTELTLKDGETLVVDEFLVATGRRPATAKLGLETLGVEPGSALEVDDTGRVSAVDGGWLYAAGDVTGRAPLTHQGKYGARAAGDTVAALAAGKPVSAEAWSKFTATADHHAVPQVVFTDPEVAAVGLADARPGSADRVVDIDIAVAGSSLHADGYTGKARIVVDTERNVLLGVTFVGQDVSELVHSATVAIVGEVPLDRLWHAVPSFPTISEVWLRLLEAYGL; the protein is encoded by the coding sequence ATGGCTGCACAGACTTTTGACGTAGTGGTGATCGGCGCGGGTCCGGTGGGGGAGGTGGCCGCCGAACGGGCGGCCCGCGGCGGGCTGAAGGTCGCCCTCGTCGAGCACGAACGCTTCGGCGGCGAGTGCTCGTACTGGGCCTGCATCCCGAGCAAGGCCTTGCTGCGGCCGGGAAATCTCCTCGCCGCCGCCAAGCGGGTGCCCGGCGTGCCGGTCGGCGACCGGATCGACCCGGCGGCCGTCTTCGCCCGCCGTGACTGGTTCACCGGCAAGGGCGACGACTCGGGGCAGGTCGAATGGGCGCGCGGCGTCGGCATCGAGCCGGTCCGCGGGCACGGCGCGATCACCGGTGAGCGGGAGGTGACCGTCGACGGCGATCGCGTGCTGACCGCGCGGCACGCGGTGATCGTGTGCACCGGCAGCGTGCCGAACACGCCGAAGATCCCGGGCCTCGACACGATCCGGCCGTGGGGTTCGCGCGAAGCGACGTCGGCGGAATCGGTGCCGGCGCGGCTCGGCGTCCTCGGCGGTGGCGTGGTCGGCGTCGAGATGGCGCAGGCGTTCGCCTCGCTCGGCTCGGAAGTCCACCTGGTGATCACCGGCGAGCGCCCGCTGCCGCGCAACGCGCACTTCGCCGGCGACCTCGTGCTGCACGGGCTGCGCGAAGCCGGGGTCTACGTCCACACGGAGTCGAGGGTCGAGCGGGTCGCCGCGGGCGAATCCGGCACCGAGCTGACGCTGAAGGACGGCGAAACGCTCGTCGTCGACGAGTTCCTGGTCGCGACCGGGCGCCGTCCGGCGACCGCCAAGCTCGGCCTGGAGACGCTCGGCGTCGAGCCGGGCTCCGCGCTGGAGGTCGACGACACCGGCCGGGTGTCCGCAGTGGACGGTGGTTGGCTGTACGCGGCGGGCGACGTCACCGGCCGCGCACCGCTGACCCACCAGGGCAAGTACGGCGCCCGCGCGGCGGGCGACACGGTGGCGGCGCTGGCCGCGGGCAAGCCGGTCTCGGCCGAGGCGTGGAGCAAGTTCACCGCGACCGCCGACCACCACGCGGTGCCGCAGGTCGTGTTCACCGACCCGGAGGTCGCGGCGGTCGGCCTCGCGGACGCGCGGCCGGGGTCGGCCGACCGGGTCGTCGACATCGACATCGCGGTGGCGGGCTCGTCGCTGCACGCGGACGGCTACACCGGCAAGGCCCGGATCGTCGTCGACACCGAGCGGAACGTGCTGCTCGGCGTGACGTTCGTCGGCCAGGACGTCTCGGAGCTGGTGCACTCGGCGACCGTCGCGATCGTCGGGGAGGTGCCGCTCGACCGGCTGTGGCACGCGGTGCCGTCGTTCCCGACGATCAGCGAGGTGTGGCTGCGGCTGCTCGAGGCCTACGGGCTCTGA
- a CDS encoding helix-turn-helix domain-containing protein, whose product MSEQQRESAVALFEAGYGAKVVATRLGVSPMAVRRLRDRWRLRSAGALMREPGKRSFTFEFKREVVRRFVDGEASAMELAREHDLSSPKLLENWVRVYRREGEDALRPKPKGRPGKPVDPAGLSELDRLRQENLELSAKVALLEKLRALKEQGRG is encoded by the coding sequence TTGTCTGAGCAGCAGCGGGAGTCCGCTGTTGCGTTGTTCGAGGCCGGGTATGGCGCGAAGGTGGTCGCGACCCGGTTGGGCGTGTCGCCGATGGCGGTGCGACGCTTGCGTGATCGTTGGAGGTTGCGGAGCGCGGGAGCGCTGATGAGGGAGCCGGGTAAGCGGTCGTTCACCTTCGAGTTCAAGCGTGAGGTCGTGCGCCGGTTCGTCGATGGTGAGGCGTCGGCGATGGAGCTGGCGCGTGAGCATGATCTGTCGTCGCCGAAGCTGCTGGAAAACTGGGTCAGGGTGTACCGGCGTGAGGGCGAGGACGCGTTGCGGCCCAAGCCGAAAGGCCGGCCGGGCAAGCCGGTTGACCCAGCCGGGCTCAGCGAGCTGGATCGCCTGCGGCAGGAGAACCTGGAGTTGTCGGCGAAGGTGGCGTTGCTGGAAAAATTGCGGGCCTTGAAGGAGCAGGGGCGAGGGTGA
- a CDS encoding lipoate--protein ligase family protein: MTAGSDVRAAFTDPAENLAFDEALLRVAPESPVLWLWRNPVCVVVGRGQRIAREVRVEECARDGVPVLRRASGGGTVFHDPGNLNVTLVLPGPTDRPLETLGQVMSAAVDHLGLVPRIGDRGLFVGDAKLCGFAVFRTKTGLLAHSTLLVETSAALVGRYLTSAPPDPRPLDSHRSPVASLAEHGIRPGFPAVEAAVRAAASQILGTFVPRPPTSAERDRQRALLHTRYHYPLWHADGAQRAA, encoded by the coding sequence ATGACAGCCGGGTCGGATGTGCGTGCGGCGTTCACCGACCCCGCCGAGAACCTCGCGTTCGACGAAGCGCTCCTCCGGGTTGCGCCCGAGTCACCGGTGCTGTGGCTCTGGCGCAACCCGGTTTGCGTCGTGGTGGGGCGCGGGCAGCGGATCGCGCGCGAGGTGCGCGTCGAGGAGTGCGCCCGCGACGGCGTCCCGGTGCTGCGGCGGGCCAGCGGCGGCGGCACCGTGTTCCACGACCCGGGGAACCTGAACGTGACCCTGGTGCTGCCCGGGCCCACCGACCGGCCCCTGGAGACGCTCGGCCAGGTGATGAGCGCCGCCGTCGACCACCTCGGCCTGGTGCCGCGGATCGGCGACCGCGGGCTGTTCGTCGGCGACGCGAAGCTGTGCGGGTTCGCCGTGTTCCGCACGAAGACCGGGCTGCTGGCCCACTCGACGCTGCTGGTCGAGACGTCGGCCGCGCTCGTCGGCCGCTACCTGACGAGCGCGCCGCCGGACCCGCGGCCGCTCGATTCGCACCGCAGCCCGGTGGCGTCGCTGGCCGAGCACGGCATCCGGCCCGGCTTCCCGGCGGTCGAGGCCGCGGTGCGGGCGGCGGCTTCGCAGATCCTCGGGACGTTCGTGCCGCGCCCGCCGACTTCGGCCGAACGGGACCGGCAGCGGGCGTTGCTGCACACCCGCTACCACTACCCGCTGTGGCACGCGGACGGTGCGCAGCGCGCGGCTTGA
- a CDS encoding DUF3145 domain-containing protein — protein MSTRGSTRGVVYVHSSPSAVCPHVEWAISGTLGARVDLKWTAQPASPGQLRAECGWRAPAGTGARLASALKAWPMIRFEVTEEPSAGVDGERYCFAPGLGLWHGRTSANGDIVVGEDQLRALVAMTRGGESLAHKLDELLAASWDEALEPFRHAGDGAPVTWLHQVG, from the coding sequence GTGAGCACCCGTGGCAGCACCCGAGGTGTGGTGTACGTCCACTCGTCGCCGTCTGCGGTGTGTCCGCACGTCGAGTGGGCCATTTCGGGCACCCTGGGTGCCCGCGTTGACCTGAAGTGGACGGCGCAGCCGGCCAGTCCGGGTCAGCTTCGCGCCGAATGCGGTTGGCGCGCGCCCGCGGGCACCGGCGCCAGACTGGCGTCCGCCCTCAAGGCGTGGCCGATGATCCGGTTCGAAGTGACCGAAGAGCCCAGCGCGGGCGTCGACGGCGAACGGTACTGCTTCGCGCCCGGCCTCGGCCTGTGGCACGGCCGGACCAGTGCCAACGGCGACATCGTGGTGGGCGAAGACCAGCTGCGCGCCCTCGTCGCCATGACCCGCGGGGGTGAGTCCCTCGCGCACAAGCTCGACGAACTCCTCGCCGCGAGCTGGGACGAGGCGCTCGAGCCCTTCCGCCACGCCGGCGACGGCGCTCCGGTGACCTGGCTGCACCAGGTCGGCTAG
- a CDS encoding Lsr2 dimerization domain-containing protein: protein MAKNTAVRVLDDLTGEAAAETVGFGLDGIDYDIDLSFANADALRELLQRYADAGRRTGGRKRRPRIVPGAKRPRAKTAAKTATKTTKATTAKAAPKAAAKAKTTTAKAEPAKTTRARKTAEPKKTTRATTRKVPGITFSAAE from the coding sequence GTGGCCAAGAACACGGCTGTGCGGGTGCTGGACGATCTGACCGGCGAGGCCGCCGCGGAGACGGTCGGGTTCGGGCTGGACGGCATCGACTACGACATCGACCTCTCCTTCGCCAACGCCGACGCGCTGCGCGAGCTCCTGCAGCGCTACGCCGACGCCGGCCGCCGCACCGGAGGCCGCAAGCGCCGCCCGCGAATCGTGCCGGGCGCTAAGCGGCCGCGCGCGAAGACCGCGGCGAAGACGGCCACCAAGACCACGAAGGCGACGACCGCCAAGGCCGCACCGAAGGCCGCCGCCAAGGCGAAGACGACCACGGCGAAGGCCGAACCGGCGAAGACCACCCGCGCCCGGAAGACGGCGGAGCCGAAGAAGACCACGCGAGCCACGACGCGCAAGGTGCCCGGCATCACGTTCTCGGCCGCCGAGTAA